The proteins below are encoded in one region of Flavobacterium sp. IMCC34852:
- a CDS encoding RNA-binding S4 domain-containing protein, with protein sequence MRVDKYLWCVRYYKTRNMVTEACRKNQITVNGQVAKASREVFPMDKITFRKDQITYTISVLDIPANRVGAKLVDIYRKDETPPEVFAHLELLKLSKEHYRKTGTGRPTKKDRRDLEDFEFEVDDD encoded by the coding sequence ATGAGAGTTGATAAATATTTATGGTGTGTTCGTTATTACAAAACCAGAAACATGGTAACCGAAGCCTGTCGGAAAAATCAAATCACGGTAAACGGACAGGTTGCTAAGGCTTCCAGAGAAGTTTTCCCGATGGATAAAATCACTTTCAGGAAAGACCAAATTACTTATACTATTTCGGTATTAGATATCCCTGCTAATCGCGTTGGGGCTAAATTGGTAGACATTTACCGCAAGGATGAAACACCACCGGAGGTTTTTGCCCATTTAGAATTACTAAAATTATCCAAAGAACACTATCGCAAAACCGGAACCGGAAGACCTACCAAAAAAGACCGAAGAGATTTAGAAGATTTTGAGTTTGAGGTGGATGATGACTAG